Proteins encoded by one window of Porphyromonas vaginalis:
- the mutA gene encoding methylmalonyl-CoA mutase small subunit has translation MANKRERLFGDFPPVSKEQWLEKVTVDLKGASFDKRLVWRTPEGFNLQPMYRREDIAQYASRLALPGEYPYVRSTKLNNEWLVRQDIKVKDPAEANAKALDILNKGVTSLGFNISKTILSAETLETLLKGIDLTAVEINLSTCISRTVELAELFVAYVQKHQIDGAAVRGAIEYNPFKRELVKGVVDNKRYDTLEQLYNIAKPIPQMRLYIVEASMLSNAGAGIVKELAYALAWGAEVLDQMVARGHKVEEIAPRIKFHFGISSSYFMEMAKFRAARWLWAEIIGAHGDQYKGDVAKICQHATTSQWNMTIYDAYVNLLRSQTETMSAALGGVDSITVLPFNIAYEESTDFSERIARNQQLLLSEESHFDKVVDPAAGSYYIETLTNVIAEQAWQLFGEISASEGGFESFVTTGALQHDLQEANTERHAAVAKRKETLLGTNEFPNFTETAHEKLATPAVITTGCGCSAGEKQEGLQPLNFDRGANQFEELRLTTERGKQPVVFMLTIGNLAMRLARSQFSGNFFGCAGYKLIDNLGFETVQEGIDAAVAAKADIVVLCSSDDEYETYAPEAFRLLDGRAQFVVAGNPACTEQLQALGIEHFIHVRSNVLETLQHFNELFGLA, from the coding sequence ATGGCAAATAAAAGAGAACGGCTCTTTGGGGATTTTCCCCCCGTAAGCAAAGAGCAGTGGCTGGAGAAAGTCACAGTCGATCTCAAGGGTGCCTCCTTTGACAAGCGGCTCGTATGGCGTACGCCTGAAGGCTTTAACCTACAGCCTATGTACAGACGCGAAGACATTGCTCAATATGCCTCACGTCTAGCACTACCTGGTGAATACCCCTACGTGCGATCGACGAAGCTAAACAATGAGTGGCTCGTACGCCAAGACATTAAGGTTAAGGATCCCGCCGAGGCGAATGCTAAGGCTCTAGATATACTCAATAAGGGAGTCACCTCCCTAGGGTTCAACATCTCTAAGACGATCCTCTCTGCCGAGACCCTAGAGACACTCCTGAAGGGAATAGACCTGACGGCCGTCGAGATCAATCTCTCAACCTGTATCTCCCGTACGGTCGAGCTGGCAGAACTCTTCGTTGCCTACGTGCAGAAGCATCAGATCGACGGTGCAGCCGTAAGAGGTGCTATCGAGTATAACCCCTTCAAGCGAGAGCTGGTGAAGGGCGTCGTCGACAACAAGCGCTACGACACGCTAGAGCAGCTCTACAACATTGCCAAGCCTATCCCACAGATGCGCCTTTACATCGTAGAGGCCTCGATGCTGAGCAACGCTGGCGCAGGTATCGTCAAGGAGCTCGCCTATGCACTCGCGTGGGGCGCTGAGGTGCTCGACCAAATGGTGGCTCGTGGTCACAAGGTCGAGGAGATCGCTCCGAGGATCAAGTTCCACTTCGGCATCAGCTCGAGTTACTTCATGGAGATGGCCAAGTTCCGTGCGGCACGCTGGCTATGGGCCGAGATTATCGGGGCGCATGGTGACCAGTACAAGGGCGATGTGGCTAAGATCTGCCAGCATGCTACCACTTCGCAGTGGAATATGACCATCTATGACGCTTATGTCAACCTGCTCCGCTCGCAGACGGAGACCATGTCGGCCGCACTGGGCGGTGTCGACTCGATCACGGTCCTGCCCTTCAACATTGCTTACGAGGAGAGTACCGACTTCTCCGAGCGTATCGCACGCAATCAGCAGCTCCTTCTGAGCGAGGAGAGCCACTTCGACAAGGTTGTCGACCCGGCTGCTGGTTCTTACTACATAGAGACGCTGACCAATGTGATCGCCGAGCAAGCTTGGCAGCTCTTTGGCGAGATCAGTGCTAGCGAGGGCGGGTTCGAGAGCTTTGTCACCACAGGCGCACTACAGCATGACCTCCAGGAGGCCAATACAGAGCGTCACGCAGCGGTCGCAAAGCGCAAGGAGACCCTACTAGGTACCAACGAATTCCCGAACTTCACAGAGACTGCTCACGAGAAGCTCGCGACGCCCGCTGTCATCACGACGGGGTGCGGTTGCTCTGCTGGAGAAAAGCAGGAGGGTCTACAGCCTCTCAACTTTGATCGTGGTGCTAATCAGTTTGAGGAGCTCCGCTTGACGACGGAGCGTGGCAAGCAGCCTGTCGTCTTCATGCTGACGATCGGTAATCTAGCCATGAGACTCGCTCGCTCACAGTTCTCGGGCAACTTCTTCGGCTGTGCCGGTTACAAGCTCATCGACAACCTCGGCTTTGAGACAGTCCAAGAGGGTATCGACGCAGCTGTCGCTGCTAAGGCAGACATCGTGGTGCTCTGCTCTAGTGACGATGAGTATGAGACTTACGCTCCTGAGGCATTCCGTCTACTCGACGGTAGAGCGCAGTTTGTCGTAGCGGGCAATCCCGCCTGTACGGAGCAACTGCAGGCTCTCGGCATCGAGCACTTTATCCATGTCCGTAGTAACGTGTTGGAGACTCTACAGCACTTCAACGAGCTCTTTGGACTAGCGTAG
- the lptB gene encoding LPS export ABC transporter ATP-binding protein, whose translation MTDTIDTAEALSPDRHKGETGLLRTEHLVKRYRSRTVVNDVSIELRQGEIVGLLGPNGAGKTTTFYMTVGLVVPNGGKIFLNEQDITKLPVYQRARLGIGYLAQEASVFRKLSVEDNIKAVLEMTPLTPEQQHERLETLLDEFGLHKVRTNQGNRLSGGERRRVEIARCLAIDPKFIMLDEPFAGVDPIAVQDIQSIVAKLKQRNIGILITDHNVNETLSITDRAYLLFEGKVLFQGTAEQLADNALVREKYLGRDFVLRRKSFADL comes from the coding sequence ATGACAGACACTATAGATACCGCTGAGGCACTCTCGCCTGATCGCCACAAAGGTGAGACGGGGCTCTTGCGTACGGAGCATCTAGTGAAGCGCTACCGTAGTCGTACGGTGGTCAACGATGTCTCTATCGAGCTACGCCAAGGGGAGATCGTCGGACTGCTAGGCCCTAATGGTGCGGGCAAGACGACCACTTTCTATATGACGGTGGGACTAGTCGTACCTAATGGGGGTAAGATATTTCTCAATGAACAGGATATTACGAAGCTCCCGGTCTATCAGCGCGCCCGTCTCGGGATCGGCTATCTAGCGCAGGAGGCGTCGGTCTTTAGAAAGCTTTCGGTAGAGGACAATATCAAGGCGGTGCTAGAGATGACACCACTCACACCGGAGCAGCAGCACGAGAGACTGGAGACACTGCTCGATGAGTTTGGACTTCACAAGGTTCGCACCAATCAGGGTAATAGACTCTCGGGAGGTGAGCGTAGACGTGTCGAGATAGCTCGCTGCCTTGCTATCGACCCTAAGTTTATCATGCTCGACGAGCCCTTTGCAGGTGTCGACCCGATTGCTGTGCAGGACATACAGTCTATCGTAGCTAAGCTCAAGCAGCGCAACATCGGCATCCTGATCACCGATCACAATGTCAATGAGACGCTCAGCATCACTGATCGTGCCTATCTGCTCTTTGAAGGCAAGGTACTCTTTCAGGGTACGGCCGAGCAGCTCGCTGATAACGCTCTCGTGCGTGAGAAGTACCTCGGACGCGACTTCGTCTTGCGTCGCAAGAGCTTCGCTGATCTATAG